Genomic window (Bacillales bacterium):
GTCATCGTCGTCACTCCGTCCGTTTCGTGTAAATCGATCGATTCAACCGCTTCGACATCCGGCCAGCCGTCGAATACCCATGTCTGAGCGGTCCGGTTCGGCCGTTCGACTTCTAAGAACGTTCCGCGAAACGAGCACTCGGTTCCGTCTTCGGGCACGAAGACGTAGTGGTAGTTGCCTCCGACACGCAGGTCGATGGAACAGACTTTCACTTCTTCATTGAACGGGGCAATTGTTTTGATCACATGTTCCGTCTTCGTCATAACGTCGAAAACGAGTTCGATTGGTGCATCGAACGCTCGAGTGAGGACAATTTCGCGATCATTCGGGAACTCAAAGACGGCCTTTCCGTGCCGTTTACTTGTCATTTACACTCTTCTCCTTATTGTTGCGCTTTGATCAGTTTATTTTCAATTCTATCACGCGCCTTCATTCTAGTTCTGAAGATTTTCGGTTTGATTGAATTGCTTGATGAGCTGATGGGTCATGAATCGGTTCACCAGTTTTTGGATCGAGGAATTGTTTGTGAAGCTCTGGATGTTTCGAAAAATTGAACATGATTTTCATCAGCGTGCCGAGTTTACGCCCAGTCACATGTTCTTTAAAATGACAATCAAACGGTGTAACGAATGTCGTTTAGTGAAGAGGGGTTCCCAATGGAACAAAAACAAATTTACCGCATCGAAGGCTTAACCTGAGCGCATTGCGCTGCTCGGTTCGAGCAGAACGTGAATAAGATGGCGACCGTCAAAGAGGCGTCTGTCAATTTCGGCGGGGCGAAGTTGACGGTGTACGGCAGCGCTGGTGTCGATGAACTGGAAAAAGCCGGTGCGTTCGAAAACTTAAAGCTGCATCCGGAAAACGGACAAAGGGTACAGGAAAAGACGTCCTTTTGGCAAAACCGAGAAATTTGGACGGTTTCGACAGCCTTGTTGCTGCTAATTGCCGCGTGGATTACCGATTTTCAGACAAATACATGGATCCCGATGGTTGCCTATGCGGCGACGATCATCGTTGGTGGGTATCGCTTGATTTGGACGGGGCTCCTAAATCTTGTAAAATTTCAGTTTCAAATGAAAACACTGATGACGATCGCCGTTCTCGGGGCTGCTGCGATCGGGGCATGGAGCGAAGCTGCGGTCGTCGTGATCTTGTTTGCGATCAGCGAGTGGTTGGAAAGCTATTCGCTGGACAAGGCGCGCGGTTCGATTCGTTCGTTAATGGAATTAGCGCCGAAAGCGGCGACCGTTCGTCGTGGCAACAAGGAAATACGCCTGGCGCTTGATAAAATTGAAATCGGAGACACGATGATCGTCAAGCCGGGCGAGAAGTTGGCGATGGACGGCATTGTCGAGAAAGGAATGTCGACGATCAATCAAGCAGCGATTACCGGCGAATCTGTTCCAGTCGTGAAAACGGTAAAAGACAAAGTGTTTGCCGGAACGCTGAACGAAGAAGGCCTGCTCGAAGTGAAGGTGACGAAGCGGGCAGAAGATACGACACTGGCGAAGATCATTCATCTCGTCGAGGAGGCGCAAGCGGAGCGTGCGCCGTCTCAAGCGTTTATCGATCGGTTTGCGCGGTATTATACGCCGGCGATTGCAGCGGCAGCCGTGCTGCTGGCTGTCTTCCCGCCATTATTCGCGGGTGCGGATTGGAGCGAGTGGATTTACCGCGGGTTGGCGCTCTTGATCGTCGGTTGTCCTTGCGCGTTAATTATTTCGACGCCGGTAACGATCGTGACGGCGATCGGAAATGCGGCGAGGAACGGGGTGCTGATCAAAGGCGGCATCTATTTGGAGGAATTGGGTGCGCTGAAGGCGATGGCTTTTGATAAAACGGGAACATTAACGATGGGCCGGCCGGAGGTAACCGATGTGATGGCATCCGGTGATTGGAGCGAAAGCGAGGTATTGGCGGTCGCGGCGGCTCTTGAAAAAGGATCACAGCATCCGTTGGCGGCGGCGGTCCTGCGGAAAGCGGAACCGGAAGATGTAAGCGTTGAAGCGTTCGTTTCACTGACCGGCAAAGGGATAAAAGCGACGATAAATGGCATCGTCTATCACCTTGGCAATATGCGATTGATGAACGAGCTGGGACTCGATTTAACGGGGATGAACGAGAAAATTGAGGATTTCGAGAAACAAGGAAAAACGGTGATGGGGCTCGTCGCGGGAAAAAGACTCGTCGGTCTCATCGCTGTTGCCGATCCTGTCAGAACCCGTGCGAAGCAGATGATCGAACAGCTTCAAGCGATCGGTATCAAGGAAACGACGATGCTGACGGGGGATCGGCAAGCGGTCGCGCAGGCGATAGCCAAGGAGCTCGGAATCACTGAGGTGAAGGCGGAGCTTTTGCCGGAAGATAAAGTATCGGCGATCAAAAATTTACGCGGGAAACACGCGAAGGTTGCGATGGTCGGCGATGGCGTTAATGATGCGCCGGCCTTGGCGGCGGCGTCGGTCGGGATCGCAATGGGCGGTGCCGGGACGGACACCGCGCTTGAGACGGCGGACGTTGCCTTGATGGCCGACGACTTGGAGAAGCTGCCGTTCGCCGTCAGACTGAGCCGGGAGGCGCTTGGCGTAATCAAGCAAAACATGTTTTTTGCGTTCGCCGTGAAAGCAGCGGCCATTTTATTCATTTTTCCAGGTTGGTTGACGTTATGGCT
Coding sequences:
- a CDS encoding heavy metal translocating P-type ATPase, producing the protein MEQKQIYRIEGLTUAHCAARFEQNVNKMATVKEASVNFGGAKLTVYGSAGVDELEKAGAFENLKLHPENGQRVQEKTSFWQNREIWTVSTALLLLIAAWITDFQTNTWIPMVAYAATIIVGGYRLIWTGLLNLVKFQFQMKTLMTIAVLGAAAIGAWSEAAVVVILFAISEWLESYSLDKARGSIRSLMELAPKAATVRRGNKEIRLALDKIEIGDTMIVKPGEKLAMDGIVEKGMSTINQAAITGESVPVVKTVKDKVFAGTLNEEGLLEVKVTKRAEDTTLAKIIHLVEEAQAERAPSQAFIDRFARYYTPAIAAAAVLLAVFPPLFAGADWSEWIYRGLALLIVGCPCALIISTPVTIVTAIGNAARNGVLIKGGIYLEELGALKAMAFDKTGTLTMGRPEVTDVMASGDWSESEVLAVAAALEKGSQHPLAAAVLRKAEPEDVSVEAFVSLTGKGIKATINGIVYHLGNMRLMNELGLDLTGMNEKIEDFEKQGKTVMGLVAGKRLVGLIAVADPVRTRAKQMIEQLQAIGIKETTMLTGDRQAVAQAIAKELGITEVKAELLPEDKVSAIKNLRGKHAKVAMVGDGVNDAPALAAASVGIAMGGAGTDTALETADVALMADDLEKLPFAVRLSREALGVIKQNMFFAFAVKAAAILFIFPGWLTLWLAVFADVGATLIVTLNALRLLKVRG
- a CDS encoding SRPBCC domain-containing protein, whose product is MTSKRHGKAVFEFPNDREIVLTRAFDAPIELVFDVMTKTEHVIKTIAPFNEEVKVCSIDLRVGGNYHYVFVPEDGTECSFRGTFLEVERPNRTAQTWVFDGWPDVEAVESIDLHETDGVTTMT